The Arachis duranensis cultivar V14167 chromosome 2, aradu.V14167.gnm2.J7QH, whole genome shotgun sequence genome has a window encoding:
- the LOC107476234 gene encoding late embryogenesis abundant protein ECP63 isoform X2 yields MESREQLKEESAEQTAKDLEQVNKARNHDHDEQQQQKPGVIGSVLRAVHDTYESAKDAVVGKRDNTTNAASSDITTTNTGEELGGFGAGEVRDISVGKAKNAKDYTKEEADYAAEKVKESKDATGEKAGEYTDYASQKAKETKDAASQKAKEAKDATMDKAKEAKDKTVEKGGEYRDYASEKAKEGKDTTVGKLGELKERAMGFLGGKKEETKDKAYDMKEATENKASETAEAAKHKTTEAKDKTKENLSGAEEEARRKMEELKVEGGGGYNRDLETAAAGDKPSTVRLQKTRPVAVAEALKASDQMTGQAFNDVGRVDGDEDEEVSK; encoded by the exons ATGGAGTCAAGGGAACAATTGAAGGAAGAAAGCGCTGAACAAACTGCAAAAGATCTTGAACAAGTTAACAAAGCCAGAAACCATGATCATgatgaacaacaacaacaaaagccaGGTGTAATTGGTTCAGTGCTAAGAGCAGTTCATGACACATATGAAAGTGCTAAAGATGCTGTTGTTGGCAAAAGAGACAACACTACAAATGCAGCATCATCAGATATAACTACAACAAATACAGGTGAAGAATTGGGAGGATTTGGTGCTGGTGAAGTCAGAGATATCTCTGTTGGAAAAGCTAAGAATGCAAAAGATTACACAAAGGAAGAAGCTG ATTATGCAGCTGAAAAGGTAAAAGAATCAAAAGATGCTACAGGGGAAAAGGCAGGTGAATACACAGATTATGCATCACagaaagcaaaagaaacaaaagatgCTGCATCTCAAAAAGCCAAGGAAGCTAAAGATGCAACCATGGATAAGGCTAAGGAAGCCAAGGACAAGACAGTGGAAAAGGGTG GTGAGTACAGAGATTATGCTTCGGAGAAGGCGAAGGAAGGGAAGGACACCACGGTGGGGAAGCTTGGGGAGCTGAAGGAGAGGGCGATGGGTTTCTTGGGAGGcaagaaagaagaaacaaag GACAAAGCTTATGATATGAAGGAAGCAACAGAGAACAAGGCTTCAGAAACTGCCGAGGCAGCAAAGCACAAAACCACTGAAGCTAAGGACAAGACCAAG GAAAACTTGAGCGGAGCAGAGGAAGAAGCAAGGAGGAAAATGGAAGAGCTTAAGGTGGAAGGTGGTGGAGGATACAACAGAGATCTGGAAACCGCCGCCGCCGGAGACAAGCCGTCAACGGTGAGATTGCAAAAGACGCGACCGGTTGCGGTGGCCGAAGCCTTGAAAGCATCTGACCAGATGACAGGACAGGCCTTCAACGACGTCGGACGGGTCGACGGCGACGAAGACGAAGAAGTTTCCAAgtaa
- the LOC107476234 gene encoding late embryogenesis abundant protein ECP63 isoform X1: MESREQLKEESAEQTAKDLEQVNKARNHDHDEQQQQKPGVIGSVLRAVHDTYESAKDAVVGKRDNTTNAASSDITTTNTGEELGGFGAGEVRDISVGKAKNAKDYTKEEADYAAEKVKESKDATGEKAGEYTDYASQKAKETKDAASQKAKEAKDATMDKAKEAKDKTVEKGGEYRDYASEKAKEGKDTTVGKLGELKERAMGFLGGKKEETKQKSADTVEATKDKAYDMKEATENKASETAEAAKHKTTEAKDKTKENLSGAEEEARRKMEELKVEGGGGYNRDLETAAAGDKPSTVRLQKTRPVAVAEALKASDQMTGQAFNDVGRVDGDEDEEVSK, encoded by the exons ATGGAGTCAAGGGAACAATTGAAGGAAGAAAGCGCTGAACAAACTGCAAAAGATCTTGAACAAGTTAACAAAGCCAGAAACCATGATCATgatgaacaacaacaacaaaagccaGGTGTAATTGGTTCAGTGCTAAGAGCAGTTCATGACACATATGAAAGTGCTAAAGATGCTGTTGTTGGCAAAAGAGACAACACTACAAATGCAGCATCATCAGATATAACTACAACAAATACAGGTGAAGAATTGGGAGGATTTGGTGCTGGTGAAGTCAGAGATATCTCTGTTGGAAAAGCTAAGAATGCAAAAGATTACACAAAGGAAGAAGCTG ATTATGCAGCTGAAAAGGTAAAAGAATCAAAAGATGCTACAGGGGAAAAGGCAGGTGAATACACAGATTATGCATCACagaaagcaaaagaaacaaaagatgCTGCATCTCAAAAAGCCAAGGAAGCTAAAGATGCAACCATGGATAAGGCTAAGGAAGCCAAGGACAAGACAGTGGAAAAGGGTG GTGAGTACAGAGATTATGCTTCGGAGAAGGCGAAGGAAGGGAAGGACACCACGGTGGGGAAGCTTGGGGAGCTGAAGGAGAGGGCGATGGGTTTCTTGGGAGGcaagaaagaagaaacaaagCAGAAGAGTGCAGACACAGTTGAAGCAACAAAGGACAAAGCTTATGATATGAAGGAAGCAACAGAGAACAAGGCTTCAGAAACTGCCGAGGCAGCAAAGCACAAAACCACTGAAGCTAAGGACAAGACCAAG GAAAACTTGAGCGGAGCAGAGGAAGAAGCAAGGAGGAAAATGGAAGAGCTTAAGGTGGAAGGTGGTGGAGGATACAACAGAGATCTGGAAACCGCCGCCGCCGGAGACAAGCCGTCAACGGTGAGATTGCAAAAGACGCGACCGGTTGCGGTGGCCGAAGCCTTGAAAGCATCTGACCAGATGACAGGACAGGCCTTCAACGACGTCGGACGGGTCGACGGCGACGAAGACGAAGAAGTTTCCAAgtaa